A region from the Arthrobacter gengyunqii genome encodes:
- the rpsN gene encoding 30S ribosomal protein S14, translating into MAKKSKIARNEQRKVIVERYAAKRLELKKALVDPNSTDEAREAARLGLQKLPRNASPVRLRNRDQIDGRPRGTLQKFGISRVRFRNMAHAGELPGVKKSSW; encoded by the coding sequence ATGGCAAAGAAGTCAAAGATTGCCCGCAATGAGCAGCGCAAGGTCATTGTTGAGCGCTACGCTGCAAAGCGCCTCGAGCTGAAGAAGGCTCTGGTGGACCCGAACTCCACCGACGAAGCCCGCGAAGCTGCACGCCTCGGCCTGCAGAAGCTTCCGCGCAACGCGTCGCCGGTTCGCCTTCGCAACCGCGACCAGATTGACGGCCGCCCCCGCGGTACCCTCCAGAAGTTCGGTATCTCGCGTGTGCGTTTCCGCAACATGGCCCACGCCGGCGAACTGCCCGGCGTAAAGAAGTCCAGCTGGTAA
- a CDS encoding HU family DNA-binding protein — MAMNRSELVAAVAEKSGNSQTAVNGVLDAVFDIFATSVANGEKITIPGWLAVERTDRAARTGRNPQTGETIQIPAGHSVKLTAGSKLKAAVSTKK; from the coding sequence TTGGCTATGAACCGCAGTGAACTTGTTGCAGCAGTGGCAGAGAAGTCCGGCAACAGCCAGACCGCAGTGAACGGCGTTCTCGACGCTGTCTTCGACATTTTCGCAACCTCCGTTGCCAATGGCGAGAAGATCACCATCCCCGGATGGCTCGCAGTCGAGCGCACCGACCGCGCTGCCCGCACGGGCCGCAACCCGCAGACCGGCGAAACCATTCAGATCCCGGCAGGCCACAGCGTCAAGCTGACCGCCGGTTCCAAGCTGAAGGCTGCTGTCTCCACCAAGAAGTAA
- a CDS encoding NHL domain-containing thioredoxin family protein: MTETVRAGYRVRASALEGRNWLNTGGRQLGLEDLRGKIVLLDFWTFCCINCLHVLDELRPLEEKYSDVLVTVGVHSPKFEHEADPVALAAAVERYEIHHPVLDDPELITWQAYAARAWPTLVVLDPEGYIVANLSGEGHAAGLESLVSELIEEHEAKGTLHRGNGPYIPAEPTAGNLRFPGKAVPLPGGTFLVADTGHHRLVELEADLTTVRSVIGDGTKGWRDGDAGTAQFNEPQGLAVLPAAAAEQAGYDVVVADTVNHRLRGVALASGTVTTVAGNGVQRLLDAGNQTKRAPGADHPSEAASAGSSDVPGSASAQPALGSDPLAVSLSSPWDLTWSTALDRLVVAMAGTHQIFSFDPLTGALGILAGTGLEGLLDGDGAEAWFAQSSGLAEDAAGNIWVADSETSAVRRLAFTETDGGIRVSVSTAVGAGLFDFGFRDGAAGEARLQHPLGVAVLPDGSVAIADTYNGAVRRYDPATETVSTLARGLSEPSGVLVDSTAGEPLLIVVEANKHELVRLPIPKEAQSVDEGARQTQRPASPMAAGPVALSVRFAAPKGQKLDDRWGDPTQLKISSSPEELLVSGGGTSTGLTRELVLSDSVSGGVLHITARAAACDGEPDGEIPDHAACHLYQQDWGIPVTIDTAGDTELTLDLRGLD; this comes from the coding sequence ATGACTGAAACTGTGCGCGCCGGATACCGGGTGCGGGCCTCCGCCCTGGAGGGCCGCAACTGGCTGAACACCGGCGGCCGCCAGCTCGGGCTGGAAGACCTGCGCGGGAAGATCGTGCTCCTGGACTTCTGGACCTTCTGCTGCATCAACTGCCTGCACGTCCTGGACGAGCTCCGCCCGCTGGAGGAGAAGTACTCCGACGTCCTGGTGACGGTGGGCGTGCACTCACCCAAGTTTGAGCACGAGGCCGATCCCGTGGCCCTGGCCGCGGCCGTGGAACGCTACGAAATCCACCACCCCGTCCTGGACGATCCGGAGTTGATCACCTGGCAGGCCTACGCTGCCCGCGCCTGGCCGACCCTGGTGGTCCTGGACCCGGAAGGCTACATCGTGGCCAACCTCTCCGGTGAAGGTCACGCCGCCGGACTCGAATCACTGGTCAGTGAGCTCATTGAGGAGCACGAGGCCAAGGGCACGCTGCACCGGGGAAACGGCCCGTACATTCCGGCCGAACCCACCGCCGGCAACCTTCGCTTTCCCGGCAAGGCGGTGCCGCTTCCCGGCGGGACCTTCCTGGTTGCCGATACCGGCCACCACCGCCTCGTGGAGCTTGAAGCGGATCTCACCACTGTGCGCAGCGTCATCGGTGACGGCACCAAGGGATGGCGCGACGGCGACGCCGGCACCGCACAGTTCAACGAACCCCAGGGCCTGGCCGTCCTGCCCGCCGCCGCGGCGGAGCAGGCCGGGTACGACGTTGTTGTGGCGGACACGGTCAACCACCGGCTGCGCGGAGTGGCGCTGGCCTCCGGAACCGTCACCACTGTCGCCGGAAACGGCGTGCAGCGGCTCCTGGACGCCGGCAACCAGACAAAGCGGGCACCCGGCGCGGATCACCCCTCCGAAGCCGCCTCAGCGGGCAGCAGCGACGTACCCGGATCTGCGTCAGCGCAGCCGGCCCTTGGCTCAGACCCGCTGGCCGTGTCCCTGTCCTCCCCATGGGACCTGACCTGGTCCACGGCGCTGGACCGCCTGGTGGTGGCCATGGCCGGCACACACCAGATCTTCAGCTTCGACCCGCTGACCGGCGCGCTGGGCATCCTGGCCGGCACCGGACTGGAAGGCCTGCTCGACGGCGACGGCGCCGAGGCCTGGTTTGCGCAGTCCTCCGGCCTGGCCGAAGACGCCGCCGGCAACATCTGGGTCGCTGACTCGGAAACCTCAGCCGTGCGCCGTCTGGCCTTCACCGAGACCGACGGTGGCATCCGGGTGTCCGTCAGCACCGCCGTCGGCGCCGGCCTCTTTGACTTTGGATTCCGTGACGGTGCCGCCGGCGAGGCGCGGCTGCAGCATCCGCTGGGGGTTGCGGTGCTGCCGGACGGTTCGGTGGCGATCGCCGACACCTACAACGGGGCGGTCCGCCGCTATGACCCGGCCACCGAGACCGTGTCCACGCTGGCCCGCGGGCTCTCCGAGCCCTCAGGTGTCCTGGTGGACAGCACTGCCGGAGAACCTCTGCTGATCGTGGTGGAGGCCAACAAACACGAACTGGTGCGGCTGCCGATTCCCAAGGAAGCCCAGTCGGTGGATGAGGGCGCCCGGCAGACGCAGCGGCCCGCCAGCCCGATGGCCGCCGGCCCTGTGGCACTTTCGGTGCGGTTTGCCGCGCCGAAGGGGCAGAAACTCGATGACCGCTGGGGCGATCCCACGCAGCTGAAGATCTCATCCTCTCCGGAGGAACTGCTGGTTTCCGGCGGCGGCACCTCCACCGGACTCACCCGGGAGCTGGTCCTCTCGGACTCCGTCTCCGGCGGTGTCCTGCACATCACGGCCCGTGCGGCGGCCTGCGACGGAGAACCCGACGGCGAGATCCCCGACCACGCTGCCTGCCACCTGTACCAGCAGGACTGGGGTATTCCTGTGACCATCGACACCGCCGGGGACACCGAGCTGACCCTGGACCTGCGCGGACTCGACTAG
- a CDS encoding ABC transporter ATP-binding protein produces MASITLNHLVKKYGDGFPAVNDVSLDIADGEFIILVGPSGCGKSTLLRMIVGLEDITSGDLLINGERVNDKAPRDRNLAMVFQNYALYPHLTVFENIAFPLRLAKGKYTDEQIDKLVNDAAATLELTEHLDRKPANLSGGQRQRVAMGRAIVRQADAFLFDEPLSNLDAKLRGQMRSEISQMQRRLGTTSVYVTHDQTEAMTLGDRVAVLKKGILQQVASPRELYEQPVNLFVAGFIGSPSMNFLPATVEGNVLRTAVGDLTIPQDKADKAAGKNIVLVGLRPEFFEDAKFVDDAKRPHGSTFTAPISHTEWLGNEQYGYIPFHPDPEVKELLDNLARDMDADELRPQIVVTLDAASRIRGGRDAELWLDTRKVHLFDPETGENLTRDAEAGAELTEEANAARAEEIAMARENDKVSSGTES; encoded by the coding sequence ATGGCATCGATCACCCTCAACCACCTCGTCAAGAAATACGGAGACGGCTTCCCCGCAGTCAACGATGTCAGCCTGGACATCGCTGACGGCGAGTTCATCATTCTGGTTGGCCCCTCCGGCTGCGGAAAGTCCACTCTCCTGCGGATGATCGTGGGTCTTGAAGACATCACGTCCGGAGACCTGCTGATCAATGGGGAACGCGTGAACGACAAGGCGCCCCGTGACCGCAACTTGGCCATGGTGTTCCAGAACTATGCGCTCTACCCGCACCTGACGGTCTTCGAGAACATCGCGTTCCCGCTGCGTCTGGCCAAGGGTAAGTACACCGATGAGCAGATCGACAAGCTGGTCAACGACGCGGCCGCCACGCTCGAGCTGACCGAGCATCTGGACCGCAAGCCCGCCAACCTGTCCGGCGGGCAGCGCCAGCGGGTTGCCATGGGACGTGCCATCGTCCGCCAGGCGGATGCCTTCCTCTTCGACGAGCCCCTCTCCAACTTGGATGCCAAGCTGCGCGGACAAATGAGGTCCGAGATTTCGCAGATGCAGCGCCGGCTGGGAACCACCAGCGTCTACGTAACCCACGACCAGACTGAAGCCATGACCCTCGGAGACCGGGTGGCCGTGCTGAAGAAGGGCATCCTGCAGCAGGTGGCCTCGCCGCGCGAGCTGTATGAGCAGCCCGTCAACCTTTTCGTGGCGGGATTCATCGGATCCCCGTCCATGAACTTCCTGCCGGCCACGGTGGAAGGGAACGTGCTGCGGACTGCGGTCGGGGACCTCACGATTCCCCAGGACAAGGCGGACAAAGCCGCGGGCAAGAACATCGTGCTGGTGGGCCTTCGGCCGGAGTTCTTCGAGGACGCCAAGTTCGTGGACGATGCCAAACGCCCCCACGGCTCCACGTTCACCGCCCCGATCAGCCACACCGAATGGCTGGGCAACGAGCAGTACGGCTACATCCCCTTCCATCCGGATCCCGAGGTCAAGGAACTCCTGGACAACCTGGCGCGGGACATGGACGCCGACGAGCTGCGGCCGCAGATTGTGGTAACCCTCGACGCAGCATCCCGCATCCGCGGCGGACGCGACGCCGAGCTGTGGCTGGATACCCGCAAGGTGCACCTGTTCGATCCCGAGACCGGGGAGAACCTCACCCGGGATGCCGAGGCAGGTGCGGAGCTGACCGAGGAAGCCAATGCCGCAAGGGCTGAGGAAATCGCCATGGCCCGTGAAAACGACAAGGTCAGCAGCGGGACTGAATCCTAG
- a CDS encoding MarR family winged helix-turn-helix transcriptional regulator produces MPDTEFSSVPWLSPEERRAWLALYAVATRLNPTLDAELSKRARITLFDYHVLAMTSEAPERALPMSELAARSNASLSRLSHVVKKLEGRGWMERSQSPDDARVTMAALTDEGMAALASLAPDHVRSVRDLVFDGLDARDVSDLERIGRRILGRLEPGNSIVEDNTPADPS; encoded by the coding sequence ATGCCTGATACCGAGTTCTCTTCCGTCCCGTGGCTGAGTCCCGAGGAACGACGGGCGTGGCTGGCGCTCTACGCGGTGGCCACACGGCTTAACCCGACCCTGGATGCGGAGCTGTCCAAGCGGGCACGGATCACGCTTTTCGATTACCACGTGCTGGCGATGACCTCTGAGGCACCGGAGCGTGCGCTTCCGATGAGTGAACTGGCGGCCCGGTCCAACGCATCCCTCTCCCGGCTCTCGCACGTGGTGAAGAAACTTGAGGGCCGCGGCTGGATGGAACGCTCGCAGTCGCCCGACGACGCCCGCGTCACCATGGCCGCGCTCACGGACGAGGGTATGGCAGCCCTGGCCTCACTCGCTCCCGACCACGTCCGCTCCGTCCGGGACCTGGTCTTCGACGGACTGGACGCCCGCGACGTGAGCGACCTCGAACGCATTGGCCGCCGCATCCTGGGCCGCCTGGAACCGGGCAACAGCATCGTTGAAGACAACACCCCTGCCGATCCCTCCTGA
- the rpmB gene encoding 50S ribosomal protein L28, translating into MAAYCQVTGAIPGFGHSISHSHRRNKRRFDPNIQKKRYWVPSLRRNVTLQVSARGIKTIDVRGIDAVITDLIAKGVKL; encoded by the coding sequence ATGGCAGCTTATTGCCAGGTCACCGGAGCCATCCCCGGCTTTGGTCACAGCATTTCGCACTCGCACCGCCGCAACAAGCGCCGGTTCGACCCGAATATTCAGAAGAAGCGCTACTGGGTTCCGTCCCTGCGCCGCAACGTGACGCTGCAGGTTTCGGCCCGCGGCATCAAGACGATCGACGTGCGCGGTATCGACGCCGTCATCACTGACCTTATCGCGAAGGGTGTGAAGCTCTAG
- a CDS encoding carbohydrate ABC transporter permease, with protein sequence MSTSVEAKRGAAPASKPAKPRLSDRARSERRLGLWLAGPAFVIMLAVTAYPILLAVWDSLFKYRLTAPDDRAFIGLGNYGVILTDSVFWRDLGVTLLITVITVAVELVLGFALALVMNSALKAVRGWLRTAILVPYGIITVVSAFAWFYAFDINSGYINHWFDWVPGISPDLNWFADGPTALFVIIASEIWKTTPFISLLLLAGLAQVPGELTEAAEVDGATWWQRMARVILPNMKAAIMVAVLFRALDAFRIFDNVYIMTNGAYGTEVLSLLAYRTSISRLEIGMGSAISVLLFLCVIIICFIAIKLFKVDLTGARGGN encoded by the coding sequence ACTTCGGTAGAAGCTAAGCGGGGAGCTGCGCCCGCGTCCAAGCCCGCCAAGCCGCGCCTGAGTGACAGGGCCCGGTCGGAGCGGCGGCTCGGGTTGTGGCTGGCTGGTCCGGCATTCGTCATCATGCTGGCGGTCACTGCGTACCCGATCCTGCTGGCCGTGTGGGACTCGCTGTTCAAGTACCGGCTGACGGCACCTGATGACCGGGCGTTTATCGGTTTGGGAAACTACGGCGTCATCCTCACCGACAGCGTTTTCTGGCGCGACCTCGGAGTGACCCTGCTGATCACGGTGATCACCGTGGCGGTGGAACTCGTCCTGGGCTTCGCCCTGGCCCTGGTCATGAACAGTGCCCTGAAGGCTGTCCGCGGCTGGCTGCGAACCGCCATCCTCGTCCCCTACGGGATCATCACCGTGGTGTCCGCCTTCGCATGGTTCTATGCCTTTGACATCAACTCCGGCTATATCAACCATTGGTTCGACTGGGTCCCGGGAATCAGCCCCGACCTGAACTGGTTCGCCGACGGCCCCACGGCACTGTTCGTGATCATTGCGTCGGAAATTTGGAAGACCACGCCGTTCATCTCGCTCCTGCTGCTGGCCGGCCTGGCGCAGGTGCCCGGAGAGCTCACCGAGGCCGCGGAAGTGGACGGCGCCACCTGGTGGCAGCGGATGGCACGCGTGATCCTGCCGAACATGAAGGCCGCCATCATGGTTGCCGTCCTGTTCAGGGCCCTGGACGCTTTCCGAATCTTCGACAACGTCTACATCATGACCAACGGAGCCTACGGGACCGAGGTCTTGTCGCTGCTGGCGTACCGCACCTCAATTTCCCGCCTGGAGATCGGGATGGGTTCCGCCATTTCAGTGCTGCTGTTCCTCTGCGTCATCATCATCTGTTTCATCGCCATCAAACTGTTCAAGGTGGACCTCACCGGTGCACGAGGGGGTAACTAA
- a CDS encoding cytochrome c oxidase assembly protein: MPKTVNTDTAGAGRTTDTSLPSGTSVPAGALRGGWLAAAAAVLFTALASALVFSGAAAAQQLSDPGALTRWALPVAKAVQNGAMAAVIGALVFSVAILPKSLKFTRSRKVRADEPEHPAFARALSLAGFAAAVWTLAAVGVLLFTYSDVSGLPLSADASYTQGLGAFVTDFSTGRAWLAVSIIAAVVTTLAFGVRSLNGLAATTVLAAGAIIPIALVGHSAGGDDHSAAVNSIGLHLAGVCLWIGGLIVLAVISRQLGPITGVVLRRYSALAGFAFALVFLSGVVNASLRITSLSQLNSEWGGLVIFKAAATLLLGVIGFLHRRWIIPQLPAKVPGSAAGSSEQGGPRAKSANRILWQLIGVELLIMAAVSGVAVALGRTATPRPEELPPNASPARILTGYDLPPELTNERYLTEWRFDWLWVAIVAILAVSYIAGMIKVRRRGDKWSVVRALCWLVGLAGLTYVTSGAPAVYGMVLFSTHMLAHMSLTMVVPLFLVLGAPVTLALKALTPRGDGTRGIREWILIGVHSRYSKIITNPVFAAVNFAGSIVIFYYSELFGFALRQHVGHELMVVHFLLTGYIFVLTMIGIDPLPYRAPYPLRLVILLATMAFHAFFGVAVMGGTSLIQASYFGNMGRDWGLSALADQQLGGSIMWGLGEIPTVMVAIGVALQWSRTDARETRRKDRAAERNNEAELAAYNNMFANLAKRDASSSEGDR; encoded by the coding sequence GTGCCTAAAACTGTGAACACCGATACCGCCGGCGCCGGCCGGACAACGGACACCAGCCTGCCATCCGGCACTTCCGTACCTGCCGGTGCCCTTCGCGGCGGCTGGCTCGCCGCTGCCGCCGCCGTCCTGTTCACGGCCCTTGCCTCGGCACTGGTCTTCTCCGGAGCCGCCGCGGCCCAGCAGCTATCCGACCCCGGCGCACTGACCCGCTGGGCCCTGCCGGTTGCCAAGGCCGTCCAGAACGGTGCCATGGCCGCCGTCATCGGAGCGCTGGTGTTCTCGGTGGCCATCCTGCCGAAGTCGCTGAAATTCACGCGGTCCCGCAAGGTCCGGGCGGATGAGCCGGAACACCCCGCCTTCGCCCGGGCCCTGTCGCTGGCAGGGTTCGCCGCCGCGGTCTGGACGCTGGCCGCCGTTGGCGTGCTGCTCTTCACCTACTCGGATGTCTCCGGGCTGCCGCTGAGCGCAGACGCCAGCTACACGCAGGGCCTGGGCGCCTTCGTCACCGACTTCTCCACCGGCCGCGCCTGGCTCGCCGTGAGCATCATCGCTGCGGTGGTGACCACGCTGGCCTTCGGCGTCCGGTCCCTCAACGGTCTCGCCGCCACCACGGTGCTGGCCGCCGGGGCCATCATTCCCATCGCGCTCGTGGGCCACTCAGCCGGCGGCGACGACCACAGCGCCGCCGTGAACTCCATTGGCCTGCACCTGGCCGGTGTGTGCCTGTGGATCGGCGGGCTGATCGTGCTGGCCGTGATTTCCCGCCAGCTGGGTCCCATTACCGGCGTCGTCCTGCGCCGTTATTCGGCGCTGGCCGGTTTCGCCTTCGCGCTGGTCTTCCTCTCCGGCGTCGTCAACGCCTCCCTGCGGATCACTTCGCTCTCCCAGCTGAATTCCGAGTGGGGGGGCCTCGTCATTTTCAAGGCCGCGGCAACCCTGCTGCTGGGCGTGATCGGATTCCTGCACCGGCGCTGGATCATTCCCCAGCTGCCGGCCAAGGTCCCCGGCTCCGCGGCCGGGTCCAGCGAACAGGGCGGACCCCGGGCCAAGAGCGCCAACCGCATTCTCTGGCAGCTGATCGGCGTCGAACTACTGATCATGGCTGCGGTTTCCGGCGTTGCCGTAGCGCTGGGCCGCACCGCCACCCCGCGTCCCGAGGAGCTGCCGCCCAACGCGTCACCGGCGCGCATCCTCACCGGGTACGACCTGCCGCCGGAACTGACCAACGAACGCTACCTCACCGAATGGCGCTTCGACTGGCTGTGGGTAGCGATCGTGGCCATCCTTGCCGTCTCCTACATTGCCGGGATGATCAAGGTCCGTCGCCGCGGGGACAAATGGTCCGTGGTCCGGGCCCTCTGCTGGCTGGTCGGCCTGGCGGGTCTCACCTACGTCACCTCAGGAGCCCCCGCCGTCTACGGGATGGTCCTGTTCAGCACCCACATGCTTGCCCACATGTCCCTGACCATGGTGGTTCCGCTGTTCCTGGTCCTCGGAGCACCCGTGACACTGGCGCTGAAGGCCCTCACACCGCGCGGCGACGGCACCCGCGGCATCCGCGAATGGATCCTCATCGGCGTGCACTCGCGCTACTCCAAGATCATCACCAACCCCGTCTTCGCGGCCGTCAACTTCGCCGGGTCCATCGTGATCTTCTATTACTCCGAGCTGTTCGGCTTCGCCCTCCGGCAGCACGTGGGCCACGAGCTGATGGTTGTCCACTTCCTGCTGACCGGGTACATCTTCGTCCTCACCATGATCGGCATCGACCCGCTGCCCTACCGGGCGCCGTATCCGCTGCGCCTGGTGATCCTGCTGGCCACCATGGCCTTCCACGCCTTCTTCGGCGTGGCAGTGATGGGCGGCACCTCGCTGATCCAGGCGTCCTACTTCGGCAACATGGGCCGGGACTGGGGCCTGTCCGCCCTCGCGGACCAGCAGCTGGGCGGATCCATCATGTGGGGCCTGGGCGAGATTCCCACCGTCATGGTGGCCATCGGCGTGGCCCTGCAGTGGTCGCGGACCGACGCCCGCGAAACACGGCGTAAAGATCGGGCAGCCGAAAGGAATAATGAGGCTGAACTGGCCGCTTACAACAACATGTTTGCCAATCTGGCCAAGCGGGATGCCAGCAGCTCTGAAGGAGACCGTTAA
- the rpmG gene encoding 50S ribosomal protein L33: MAKDKDVRPIIKLKSTAGTGYTYVTRKNRRNDPDRMVLKKYDPKVRQHVEFREER; the protein is encoded by the coding sequence GTGGCTAAGGACAAGGACGTACGTCCGATCATCAAGCTGAAGTCGACCGCCGGAACCGGGTACACCTACGTGACCCGCAAGAACCGTCGTAACGACCCGGACCGCATGGTCCTGAAGAAGTACGACCCGAAGGTCCGCCAGCACGTCGAATTCCGTGAGGAGCGCTAA
- a CDS encoding carbohydrate ABC transporter permease, with translation MKSSPVRRRVIWTIISIVVVVYALFPVASIFATSFKIPSDLTSGTFLPNTWSTTNYEEILVGDAQDLFLSALRNSIGISLIATFVAVVLATLCAYAIARLDFPGKKLILTTALGVSIFPVISIVTPLFNLWRNIGLYDTWLGLIIPYLSLTLPISIWTLSAFFRQIPWELEQAAQVDGATTWQAFRKAIVPLAAPGVFTTAIIAFFIAWNDFVYGISLTSTDAARPVPAALAFFTGASQFEEPTGAISAAAIIVTIPVVVLVLAFQRQIVSGLTQGAVKG, from the coding sequence ATGAAGTCCTCACCCGTCCGTCGGAGAGTGATCTGGACCATCATCTCGATCGTCGTCGTCGTCTACGCGCTGTTCCCGGTGGCGTCCATCTTCGCCACGTCCTTCAAGATCCCCAGCGACCTCACCTCGGGGACGTTCCTCCCCAACACGTGGTCCACCACGAACTATGAGGAGATCCTGGTGGGAGACGCCCAGGACCTCTTCCTCTCCGCCCTGCGCAACTCCATCGGCATTTCACTGATTGCAACCTTCGTTGCCGTGGTACTGGCGACCCTGTGTGCCTACGCCATTGCACGGCTGGATTTCCCCGGCAAAAAGCTGATCCTGACCACCGCCCTGGGCGTCTCGATCTTCCCGGTAATCTCCATCGTGACTCCGTTGTTCAATCTCTGGCGCAACATCGGCCTGTACGACACCTGGCTCGGCCTGATCATTCCGTACCTGTCACTGACGCTGCCGATCTCAATCTGGACCCTGTCAGCGTTTTTCCGGCAGATTCCCTGGGAGCTGGAGCAGGCCGCGCAGGTGGATGGTGCCACCACGTGGCAGGCCTTCCGCAAGGCCATTGTTCCGCTGGCAGCGCCCGGCGTGTTCACCACGGCGATCATTGCTTTCTTTATCGCTTGGAATGACTTCGTCTACGGCATTTCACTGACGTCTACTGATGCGGCACGCCCGGTGCCTGCAGCCTTGGCATTCTTTACCGGCGCATCCCAGTTCGAAGAGCCGACGGGCGCCATCTCGGCGGCCGCAATCATTGTCACCATTCCCGTTGTCGTGCTGGTGCTGGCGTTCCAGCGCCAGATCGTCTCGGGTCTAACCCAGGGCGCCGTCAAGGGCTAA
- a CDS encoding glucose-1-phosphate adenylyltransferase family protein — protein sequence MHTPRILTLILAGGTGGRLGSLTDHRAKPAMPVAGSYRLIDIPLSNLHNSGLSDVWIVEQYKPKSLNDHLVSGRPWDLDRTNGGLRVLPPYQGGDGEGFAEGNADALYRQADYIRDYDPDLVLVLSADHLYRLDYREVLATHERAGAALTVVTTKIRRNPSDHGVVEVEGGFVTGFEYKPEKPKTDLVAAEIFLYDTAVLLNAMDELMERDGQLEDYGDQLIPHLVKTEKVAEHRLDGYWRDMGTPSSYHEGHMDLIDGRGLDFDDPQWPILSASPRRLPGFAGEAARVSSSLLAPGSRVEGSVRRSVLGAGVLVEAGAEVENCVLLGDVKIRSGAKLRNAIVDAGAVVGGGTELDGAELDPEAAVVVVGADGAVETPSSPSKG from the coding sequence ATGCACACCCCCCGCATTCTGACACTGATCCTTGCCGGCGGAACGGGAGGCCGCCTCGGCTCCCTTACCGACCATCGCGCCAAACCGGCCATGCCGGTTGCCGGCTCCTACCGGCTGATCGATATTCCCCTCTCGAACCTCCACAACAGCGGCCTGTCCGACGTCTGGATCGTGGAGCAGTACAAGCCCAAATCACTGAATGACCATTTGGTCAGCGGCCGCCCCTGGGACCTGGACCGGACCAACGGGGGCCTGCGGGTCCTGCCGCCTTATCAGGGCGGCGACGGTGAGGGTTTTGCTGAAGGCAATGCTGACGCTCTGTACCGCCAGGCCGACTACATCCGCGATTATGATCCGGACCTGGTCCTGGTGCTCAGCGCCGACCATCTCTACCGGCTCGATTACCGGGAGGTTCTTGCCACCCATGAACGTGCCGGTGCTGCCCTGACCGTGGTTACGACCAAGATCCGCAGGAACCCCTCCGACCACGGCGTGGTGGAGGTGGAGGGCGGCTTCGTGACCGGCTTTGAGTACAAGCCGGAGAAGCCCAAGACCGACCTCGTGGCTGCCGAAATCTTCCTTTACGATACGGCGGTGCTCCTGAACGCCATGGATGAGCTGATGGAAAGGGACGGCCAGCTGGAGGATTACGGCGACCAGCTCATTCCCCACCTCGTGAAGACGGAAAAGGTGGCGGAACACCGGCTGGATGGCTACTGGCGGGACATGGGCACGCCGAGCAGCTACCACGAGGGCCACATGGACCTGATTGACGGCCGCGGACTGGACTTCGATGACCCTCAGTGGCCCATCCTCAGTGCCTCACCGCGCCGGCTGCCCGGTTTCGCCGGCGAGGCGGCCCGGGTTTCCAGCAGCCTCCTCGCGCCGGGCTCCCGGGTGGAAGGCAGCGTCCGGCGCAGCGTCCTGGGAGCCGGCGTTCTGGTGGAAGCCGGCGCCGAAGTGGAGAACTGCGTTCTCCTGGGTGACGTGAAGATCCGTTCCGGCGCAAAGCTGCGCAACGCCATTGTGGATGCCGGCGCAGTGGTGGGCGGCGGCACCGAACTCGACGGCGCCGAGCTGGATCCGGAGGCGGCAGTGGTGGTTGTCGGGGCGGACGGGGCAGTGGAAACGCCGTCGTCGCCGTCTAAAGGGTGA